The Candidatus Sulfotelmatobacter sp. genomic sequence TGTAGTGCCACTTCGCCAAGGTGCGTTTGACGGTGGTCGGGATCACCTGCGACTCCGCCAGCGAGTCGCGGTAGATGCTGGCGCCGAGCGCGGTGACGCCTTCGGCGGTCGTCGACGTCCCCATAGCCGGGAAATTGGCGCGCGCCGCGAGCGGGAAGGCCTTGAACGCCTCGCCCGAGAGCGTGGGGCCGAGCACCATCGCGGTCGACCCGTCGGTGGTGAACTTCTGCATCAGGTTGACGACCTGCGCGCCGTCGGTGGCGGCGTCCTGGACGTCGAAGGTGAGATCGGCGCCGCCGGCGTCGAGCTTGCCCGACTTGACGTCGTCGTTGGCCAGCTCGTAGGCGTTCTTCTGCGGCGTCCCGTAGACCGCAGCCGCGCCGGTGACGTCGGCGATGACGCCGACGTGGACCGTCTTGCCGGCCGCGGGGCCTTTGGCCGCGGCGACGGGCGCGACGAGCCCGGCGATCGCCACAAGGGCGAGCGCCGGCACCGTGAATCGTTTCATCGATGTTCTCCTGGAGACACGGGGGATTGGAGGGCGGCGTTCGCAGCCGTGTTCGGTGCTCCCTCGGCGAAGAGGGCGCGGCGCTCGCGTTCGAGCGCCTGGGTCGACTCGACCGAACGCAGGCTCTGTTCGCTGTGGTACTCGGTCAGCGCGGCCATCTCGTCGAAGTCGCCGCGCATCGCGAAGGCGCGCTGCGACTCGGTGGTGGCTTCGCGCTGCGCGTCGGCCAACGTCTCGATGACGTTGCCGGTGAACTCGTCGATGCGCGCCAAGGCCGCTTCGGCAGCCTCGGCCTGACGGGCGCTGCGCTCGGCTTGCACGACGCCGGCCGAGATCGCCTCGGAAGCGCTGGCGCCGCGCGCACCGAGGTCGCCCAGCACCGTGCGCATCTGCTGCGTCGAGGCACGGGTCCGCTCGGCCAGCCGGCGCACCTCGCTGGCGACGACGTCGAAGCCCTTGCCGTGCTCGCCCGCGCGCGCGGCCTCGATCGCCGCGTTCAGCGCGAGCAGGTTGGTGCGGTCGGAGACCGATCGCACCAGCGCGACGATCTCGCCGATCCGCTCCATCAGGCCCGCGAAGCGCCCTAGCGCGCCGCGCGAGGCCTGCGCGTTCTCGGCCAGCTCGCGCACCGCTTCGGCCAGCTCGCGCACGGTCTCGCGGGTGCGTTCGACGTCGTCCTGCGCGGTCGCGAAGCGGGTCAGTAGCGCGGTGAACCGCTCCGAGAGCGTGCGGCTCTCTTCGCTCATCTCCCCGGCCGTCTGCGCCAGCCGCCGCAGCGCCGGGGCTTGGTCGCGAGCCTGGTCGGTGGCGTTGCCGGCCGACGCGTGGAGTGCTTCGATCGCGCCGTCGATCGCGTCGACGATGTCTTGCATCGCGAACCGGTGGTGCTCGGCGCTGCGCTGCGCCGCGCTCTGCGCCGGCGGCGCGAAGTCCGTCAGATCGCCGCCCAGCAGCAAGTCGGTGACGGCGTCGGGGAAGATGCGGCCGATGCGCTCCCACACAAAGGTCGCCGAACCGACGAACGCCGAGCGCTCCTGCGGGTCGAGCTCGCGCACCTCCATCAGGGTGCGCAGCTCGGCCAGCGCATGGCGCTCCTCGTCCGCCGCGACCGTGCGATGCCAGGGGATGACCTCGGCCAGCGCGCCGTCGACGACGGCCCGGTCGGCGGGGCTCAAGCTCTCCAACGAGGCGGCGTTCGCGAGCACGATTTGCGTATTGTAGGCGTGCGCGGTCAAGGTCAGGTAACGCTGCACCTCGTGCATCTTGGTCCCCAAGATGTTGGGCAGCGGGTTCTCCTGCGCGTCGACGTCGCCGGACTGCAGCGCGGCGAAGACCTGGTCGAACGGGATGACTTTCGGCGAGGCGTGCAGGACGTGCATCAGCGCCAGGTAGACGACCGAGTCTTGGATGCGCACGCGCATTCCGCGCACGTCGTTCGGGTGCGCGACGGGGCGCACGCTGTTGGTGAAGTGGCGGATGCCGTTCTCGAAGTAGCCCATCCCGCGCAAGCCGAACGGCTCGAACGCGTGCAGCACGTAGCGCCCGAGGTTGCCGTCGAGCACGCGGTGCGCCGACGGCGCGTCGGCGAACAGGAACGGCAAGTCGAAGATCTGCGCCAGCGGCAGCAGCGAGGACGCGACATAGCAGGTGACGCTGGCGAAGTCCAGCTCGCCCGAGCGCACGCGCATCAGCGCCTCGAGCTCGGTGCCGCGGAACGGAATCTCCGGCTCGACCCGCAGTCCGCCGCCGCTGCGTTCGGCGACCAGCTCGGCGAAGCGCGCCCAGGCGCGCGTCGGCGGGTAGCCCGGCGGCAACAGCGTCGCGCAGCGCAGCGTGCGTACGTCGCTGCGGCCGCTGGGCGCCGTGCGCGACGCGTAGAGCATCTCGGCGCCGTAGTAGGCCAGCCGCTGCGTCGAGAACGCCGCCTCGAGCGCCGAACGGCCTTGCTCCGCCGCGGCGGCGGCGAGCTTCTCGGTCTCGCGACCGACCTCTCCGGCGCGCGTCGCGTGCGCGCGGCCTTCCTCGGCGGCCTCTTCGAGCGCCAGCGCGACGTCGCGCGCCAGTGCGGCGACCGCACCCAGGATCTCGGCCGCCAGACGCGCCGACGGCGCCGAGCGCGCGCTGCGCCGCGCCGCGTCGCGCACGGTCGCGATCGTCGTTTCGGCTTCGGTGCGAATGCGCGCCACCAGATCGCGAATCGCCGTGGTCGACTCGCCGGTCGTCTTCGCCAGCCGGCCGACCTCGCCGGCGACGACCGCGAAGCCCAGCCCGTGCTGGCCCGCGCGCGCCGCTTCGATCGCCGCGTTGAGCGCCAGCAGCTGCGTCTCGTCCGAGACTTCCTCGACGAACTCGGTCATGGCGCCGATCTCGCCCATCAGCCGCCCGAAGTCGTCCATCGCGCCGGCCGTGCTCTCCGAGAGCGCGGCCAGCGCCAGCACGGAGTGCAGCAGGTCCTCGACGATGCGCAGCGAGGCGGCCAAGTCGTTGCCGGCGCGGCGCGCGTTGTCGCGGGTCGACTCCAGCCGCCCGGCGGCGGCGCGCGCTTCGATCGCCAGCGCGCTGGTGGCGTCGGCCAGCGCGGTCATCAGTGCGGTCTGGTCCTGCGCGGCGGCGGCGATCGACTCGGATGCGCGCCGCACCGCGTCGGCCGACGTCGCGACGGTGCGGGCGAACGACGCGAGCTGGGGCGTCTGAGTCAATCGACCCTCAGGAGGAGAGCAGCAGGGGCCGGAGCGTTCGCATGAACGCGCCGAAGCGCTGATCGTTCTCCTCTTCGCTCGCTAGTTCCGTGTAGACGACGACCACCCAGCGCGCTCCGGTGCGAAGGGTGAGGATGCCCCCGTCGTGGGCGACGGCCGACGTGTCGCCGGTCTTGTGGGCGAACGCGTCCCCCGTTTCCAGGCCGCGCGAGAGGCGGACGTCCCACCACGAATGAGCTAGGATCGCCCGCAGCCGGCTCGCCTCGGGGACGCGGTCGGCGGCCAGCGCGGCGAACAGCGCGGCGGCCTCGGCGGCCGGGAAGCTGTTGCGGCCGGTCGCGGCCCGGTCGGTTAGCAGCGTCGGGCCGCCCGAGAGCTTGCGGCGGACGGCGACCCGCGGGAAGCCCAGCTCGTGAAGTGCCTGCGTCGCCCACTCGCGGTCGAGCCGGTCGATCAGGACGTTGGTGGCGACGTTGTCGGAGCGCTGGAGCATCAGGGTCACCAGCTCCTCGACCGTCAGGACGGCGCCGGGGACGGCCGGCGAGGGGGCGTCGTTGGCGGTCTGGTTGCTGCGCTCGACGGCGACCGGCGTGGTCCAGGCTAGGCGGCCGGCGGCGACCGCGGCGGCGGCGGCGACCGCCAGCGGGACCTTGATCATCGAGGCCGGGTAGATCCAGCGGCCGTCGTCACGGCTCCAGGCCGGGCCGCCGGGCGCCAGGCCGCGGACGTGGATCGCGGCCGCGTCCAGGCCGGCCGCGGCCGCCAGGGCGGCCAGATCGGGCGGGCTCATGGGGCCGTAATAATGCGTGTGAGTACTTGCATGAATCCAATTCGTGCGGTACGCTGTTCGTGCAAGTACCCACACGCACGCACCAACATATGATGAAGCAGCATCAAAGCTACGATCCCTATCGCTTGCAAGCCGACGCCGCCGACGCACCTGCACAGGTCGCCGGGCTCGTCGACGCGCTCCTGGCCGCCGAGACCGATCGCCCGCGCCTGCGGCTTCTGCTCGGCGGCGACGCCCTCCCGGCCGAGACGATCGCGGGCCTGGTCACGGGCTTACGCCGCCTGCGCGAGTTCGGGGGCGCCATCGAAGTCCGCCCGGAGACCGCCGCCGTGCGCGACGCGCTGGCGCTGACCGGCCTCGAGCACGTCTTCGCGTTCCCGCTCGACCCCGACGACGCGCCGCGCCGGCACCGCTTCAACTTCGGCTTCGGCTCCCGGGTGGCGGCCGGTTTGTTCATCGCGGTCGTGACCGCGATCGGGTTCCCGGCCGGCGCCGCCGACGAGCAGCCGCCGACCGATCCGGCCACGATCCTGGCCAGGGTGGAACAGCGCAATCCCACCCTGTCCTCGTACGAGGGCCGGCTGCACGTCGACGTCCACATGACCTCGTTCCCGTTCATCGGGACCCACCTGGACGCGACCACCTACTACAAGCGCCCGGCCAACTACGAAGTGGTCTTCGACCGCGTCCCGGCGCTGGCCAAGGGCTTCGACAAGATGTTCACCGACATCGGCGACCCCGCCAGCTGGGAGCACCGGTTCGCCATCACCTACGTGGGCGAGCAACCGTTCCGCGGCCATGCGGACCTCGCGCTGCGGATGGTCCAGCGGGTCCGGGGGATGATCGACCACGAGACCGTTCTGGTCGATCCCAACGCTTGGTCGATCGACTCGATCCGTTACGATTACTACAACGGCGGGCACATCACAATGACCCAGACGTTCCGCGACGTCGGTGGGTACTCCATGCTCGCCGAGCAGGACGCCGAGATCGCGATCCCTTATGCCCGTGCCCGCGCGCACGGCGTCTACTCCGACTACCGGACGAACGTCGCTCTTGACGATTCGGTCTTCACGAAGAAGCGCTGATGCTCTCCACCGGACACCGTTCCCATCCTGGCGTCGAAGAAACCCGCACCCGCATCTTGGCGGCGGCGCGCGAGCTCTTCGAGCGCAACGGTACGCGCGGAACGACGACGCGTGAAGTCGCCGAGCGCGCCGGGGTCAACGAAGCGACGCTCTTCCGGCACTTCGGTTCCAAGCGCGCGCTGCTCGACGCCATGCGCGAGCACGCCTGCGAGTTCGACCGCTTCCGTTCGGTCCTCGCTGCGCTGCAGGGCGTCGACGTCGCCGCCGACCTGCGCACGATCGCGAGCTACGCGGTCGAGAGCATGACGACGCGGCGCGCGATGATGTGCGTCTCGTTGGCCGAGGAGGCCGCCGGCACCGACGACGCGCCCGAGTGGCGCGGTCCCGCCAAGATGATGGAAGACGTCGGCGCCTACTTCACGGTCCAGGTCCAGGCCGGCCGGCTGCGCGGCGACCCGCAGCTGCTGGCCCGTTATTTTTTGAGCATCTTGTTTGCTTTCGTCGTCGCCCGCAAACTGTGGGACGAATATTCTCAAGATCCGTCGACGCTCGACGCGATCGTCGACACCTTTCTGAACGGAGTCTCAGCGTAACAGTGGAAACGCGCACCGAAGCACCGCCGCAGCAGCGCACACCCGTGGCCGACGGCCGCGGCGTCCCCCCCGGTGGCACCGACGAACCGGCGGCGCCGGCGAAGCGGGGCCGCCCGCCGCTTTGGGTCCTCGTGATCGGCGCGATCGTCGTGATCGCGATCCTGTTCTGGGGTGCCAAGTACCTGGCGTACGCACTTTCGCACGAGACGACCGACGACGCGCGCGTCGACGCCGACACCGTCACGGTGACGAGCAAGATCCAGGAGCGCGTCGACCAGATCCTGGTTGACACGAACCAGCACGTCAGCAAAGGTCAGGTCGTGATCCGGCTCGACGACACCGACGAGCGCAACGCCGTCTCGCAGGCGCAGGCCGCCCTGCAAGCGCAGCAGGCGCAGGCGCGCGCGGCGCAACAGAACGTCGACCTGACGCGGGCGACGGTCGCGGCGCAGAACACGCAAGGCTCGGGCGGCATCACCTCGGCGCAGAGCTCGATCAAGAACGCGCAGGCGCAGGCGCAGTCGGCGCAGCAGCAGGCCGCCGCGGCCAACGCCGCGATCGCGCAGGCCAACGCGCAGCTGCGGGTCGCGCAGTCGCAAGTTCCGGCCGCGCGCGAAGGGCTCGTGCGCGCCAACGCCGACCTGGCCCGCTACGCCGCGCTGGTGCGCACCGGCGACATCGCCGAGCAGACGCTCGACGCGCAGCGCGCGGAACAGGCCCAAGCGCAGTCGCAGTACCAGAGCGCGCTCGACCAAGTGACCGCGGCGCAGACCGCCGTCACGCAGGCCGAAGCGCGGTACACCGCCGCGCTCTCCGCCGCCAACGCCGCGGCGGCCGGCATCGGCGCGCAGCAGGGTCAGCTGACCACCGCGCAAGGCCGTCTCTCCGAGACCGACAACCCGTTCCGCGTCACGTCGTCGCAGGCGCAGGCCGATGCCGCGCTGGCGCAAGCCGGCTCGCTCGCCGCGGCGCTCAAGACCGCGCAGGACAAGCTCGGCTACACCGTCATCCGCTCGCCGATCGACGGCATCGTCGGCGAGAAGAACGTCGAGGTCGGCACCTCGGTCGCGCCCGGTCAGTCGCTCCTCGATCTCGTCCCCGCCAAGGGCGAGTACATCACCGCCAACTACAAGGAGACGCAGCTCGGCAACGTGCGCGTCGGCCAGCCGGTCGACATCCACGTCGACACCTACAAGGGCATCACGTTCCACGGCCACGTCGCCGCGATCTCGCCGGCCTCGCAGAACACGTTCAGCCTGGTCCCGGCGCAGAACGCGACCGGCAACTTCGTCAAGGTCACGCAGCGCATTCCGGTCCGCATCTACGTCGACAAGGACGAGATCAGCCGTGCGCACCAGCTCTACGTCGGGATGTCGGTCGAGACGTCGATCAAGGTCAAATAGCACCGTGTCCGGATCGCGTTCCCTCGCGCTCGCGCTGAGCGCGGCGCTCTTCGCCGCGCCGCTCGCGGCGCTCGCTCAACCCTCTCCCGCACCGGCCGCTTCGGCGCAGCCCGCACCCGTTCCGTCGACGCAGCCGATGCCCGTGTCGACCGTCGCCCCCGCGCCGTCGGCGACGCTCCAGTCGACCACCGGCTCGTCGTCGAGTCAGACCTCGCCCGGCACCAGCGGCCAGCCCGCCCAGACCACGCCCGTGCAAACGCCGGCGGCGTCGACGGCCCGGCCGCCCACGCCGATGAGCAGCGCACCGGCATCGGCCGGTACGACCGCGCAGCCGCAGCCCGGCGCCAGCGGCGCGCCCGCCGGCGCGACCGGCGCCGGGTTCCCGCCGCCACCCGTCCCCGCCGTGCTGCCCGCGGTGCCGCCGATCTCCGGCTACAGCGCGCCCGTCAACGCCATCCCCAACGGCGATCTGGTCGGCGTGAACAATCTGCCGTTCGTCGGGCTCTCGCTGCAAGACGCGATCGGCATGGCGCTGCAGCGCAACACCAACCTCGCGCTGGCGCAGTCGAATCGCCGCATCGCGGCCTATCAGATCATCGCCGCCAAGGGTGCGTACGACACGAACTTCCAGGTCGTGCCCTCGTATCAGCACATGGTCGAGCCGGTCAGCTCGCCGTTCAACACCACCAACACCGGCGGACCGGTCACGCAGGACACGCTCGGCATCACCAGCGGCCTCAAGGGGCTGACCGGGACCGGCGGACAGTACAGCGTCGGCATCTCCGGCCAGCGCATCACCAACGACAGCGCCTACAACAGCTACAACCCGTACTACGAGACGGCGCTGCAGTTCTCGATCACCCAGCCGCTCGCGAAGGGCCTGGCGATCGATCAGCCGCGCCTGCAGATCCGGCTCGCGAAGATCAACAACCAGCTCGCGGCGAGCCAAGCGCTGCTCGACACGTCGAACACGATCGTGCTCATCTCCGACACCTACTACCAGTTGGTCCAGGCCTGGCAGAACGTCGCGATTCAAGAAGAAGGGCTGCGCCAAGCGACCGCGCAGGCCGCGTCCAACACGCGGCTGGCCCGCCACGGCGCGGTCGCGCCGACCGACATCGTCGAGGCGAACACGCAGGTCAACGTCTTCCAGGACAACGTCTTCGCGGCCATCCAGAACGTGCAGCGCGCGCAGATCGCGCTGAAGCAGCAGCTGCTCGCCAATCCCGCCGATCCGCTGTGGTTCGCGAACCTGGTGCCGACGACGTCGGTCGCGCAGGTACCCCCGGAGCCGACCCTCGACGCGCTGATCACCTCGGCGATCCAGAACCGTCCGGAGATCGCCGAAGTGCGCGAGCAGCGCGAGCAGTCCGACGCGAACCTCGCGTACGCGAAGGACCAGCTCAAGCCGCAGGTCGATCTCGGACTGGGCTACACCTCGAACGGCTTCGCGGGCAACCCGCTCAACCCGCTGGCGAACCCGCTCTTCGGGCTGCTCGGCTCGCTGGTGCCGCCGGCGGAGCTGGCCGAGTTCCCCCTCCCGCCCTCGTATCAGAGCGGCAACATCGGGACCTCGCTGCGCAACGCGCTCGAGAACCGCTTCCCGGTCTACGCCGGCCAACTGACGATCTCGATTCCGATCGGCAACCACACCGCCAAAGCCGACTATGCGATCCAGCAGGAACAGCAGCGCCAGGTCCAAGTCGACGAGACGGCGGTGCTGGCGCGGATTCGCGGTGAAGCGATCAACGCGATCCAGGGCTTACGCGAAGCGCAGTACCGCGTCATCGCGGCACGCGCCGCGCGCCAAGCCGCGCAGCGCGTGCTGCTCGGCGAGCAGCGCCGCTTCGCGGCCGGCACCTCGACCACGTTCCTGGTGCTGCAGCGGCAGCTGCAGGTCGCGCAGGACGAAGGGCTCGAGCTCGATGCGCAGACCGACCTCGATCGCGCGATCGTCGAGCTGAACCGCGTCAGCGGTCGGATCTTCGCCCAGAACGGCGTCGACGTCACCAGCATCGGCGGGCAGACCCTCAACGCCGCCGGTCCGACCAGCGTGCTGCCGCCGGCCCCGCAACCGACGGCCCCGCCGGTTCAGGGCCTCCAGCACTTCTAGATCACGTCGCACCCGTCGCGGCGAGGTGCTTCGCCGCGGCGGCTTCGTCGACGAACCAGTGCAGCTCGCCGTGCGTGGGGTGGACGATCTGCGAGGGGTAGACGTCGGGCTCGCGCGGGCCGTCGAGGACGGCGTACAGGGCATCGGCTTTTTCGGCACCGCCGGCGGTGATCGCGACGTGCCGGGCGGCGTTGATCGTGGCCGGCGTCAGCGTCAGGCGCCAACGGTCGAGCTTGGGGACGTAGTGCGCGACGACCAGATCCTCGCTCGAGATGCCCGCCAGGGTGCCGGGGAAGAGCGAGGCGGTGTGGCCGTCGGGTCCCATGCCGAGCAGGATCAGATCGAGCCGCGGCTTCTCGCCGAGCTCACGCTGCAGCACGACGGCGTAGTCGGCGGCGGCGGCGGTCGGGTCGTCCTCGCCGTGCATGCGATGCACGTGCGCGGCCGCGATCCCCAGCGGGTCGAGCAGCGTCTCGCGGTTCATGCGGTAGTTGGAGTCGGGGTCGTCGGGCGGCACGCAGCGTTCGTCGCCGAACCAGAACACGACGCGGTTCCAGTCGAGCGCGTCGCGCGCGCCGTTGACGAGCAGCGCGTTCATGGCGCGGGGCGTCGAGCCGCCGGCCAGCGCGACGTGCGCGGCAGGCCGCTCGGCCAGCGTCGCGCGCACGACCGCGACGACGTGGTCGGCGGCGGCTTGCGCCAGCGCGGCCGGGTCGGCGAGGACGGTGACCGTTGCCGCGGCGCTCATGCGTGCGAGAGGTCCGGACGCGGCGGTTCCTCGCCGAACAGCGTCGCCGCGGTGGCCAGCGCGGTCGCGAACAGCTCGTCGGTCTCGCCTTGCAAGATCGCGATCTCGAGCAGCGAGGCGTTGTCGATCGCCTGCAACGTGAACAGGCGCGGATCGCGCGCGTGCTCGCCTTCGACCCAGACCCGTACGCACAGCGGGTCGTCGGTGACCGCGCCATGGTACGACGAGGTGTCGCTGGTCAGCGTCACGCTCTGCACGCGGCGGATCTCGCCCTCGCGCCGGCGTTCGAAGGAGATATCTTTCGCTTCGCAGTCGAGGAACGCGTCGCGTCCGCGCGCGAGCCAGCCCAAGCGGCTGGCGAGCCAGCCGCCCAGGTAGAGCGCCTCGGCGTCGGAGCCGCTGGCGATCGTCAGGGTGCGGATCGTGTACAGCTCGTCGAGCAGAGCCGGGTCGTCGAAGAAGTGCGCGATCATGTCCTGCCACGGGCGCAAGCGCAGCCACGCCAGGTCGCGCAGCGCGATGGTGGGCTGCTCGCGGTGAAAGCGCGCCAGCGCGATCAGCGTTTGCGCGTCGCGCAGTGCACCCGACGAGTCGACCACCAGACCGTCGATGTGCGGCAGCAGCGCGCGAAAGACCGGGCGCGCCGCCTCGGTCGAGCTGCTCCACCACAGCTCGGTGGGGACGTTGCGCGGGCACAACGCCGTCACGTACTCGGCGATCTCCTCGGGGCCAATCTCGTCGACGTCGAGCAGGACGCGTTCGCCGCGGACGGTGACGCGCGCGTTCTCGCCGCGGTCCGACGCGGTGACGGTGGCGCCGCTCTGCGCGCCGGTACCGTCGAGGATGAGGGTGAACGAGGGATGCTTCTCGGCCAGCAGCTCGGCGCGCTCGAGCACCCAGTTGCGCCGCTCCGGATCGTCGATCCAGACGATCAGGTTCATGGTCGACGCGGAGAGCTTCTCGCCCGACAGCTCGCCGCGCACCGCGTCGAGCGAGGCGGAGACGTTGGCTTCGCTCTTCATCATATCTTCCTCCAGTCGCGCCCGTCCGCGATCAGCAGGCGATCCGCCGAGGGCGGACCTTGGCTTCCCGCCGCATAGTTCGGGAAGTTGTCGTCGACCGTCGCTTGCCAGCGGTCGAGCACCGGCATGACGACGTTCCAGGCGGTCTCGACGGCGTCCCAACGGGTGAACAGCGTCGCGTCGCCGCGCATCGCGTCGCCGATCAGCCGTTCGTACGCCGGCGCCGAGACGACGCCGAAGCCGGTCCCGTAGTTGAAGTCCATCGACACCGAGCGAATGTGCATCTTCGGGCCCGGCACCTTGGCCGAGAAGCGCAGCGAAATGCCTTCCTCGGGCTGGATCTTCATGACCAGCACGTTGTTCTCGATCGTGTCGCCGATCTCGCCGAACAGGCGGTGCGGGATCGACCGGAAGCGGATCGCGATCTCCGAGTTCTTGTGCGCGAGGCGCTTGCCGGAGCGCAGATAGAACGGGACGTCGGCCCAGCGCCAGTTGTCGATCCACAGCTTGACCGCCGCGTACGTCTCGGTGTTGGAGTGCGGGTCGACGTCGGGCTCGTCGCGATAGGCCGGCACCGGCTTGCCGGCGATCGAGCCGGCGTCGTACTGGCCGCGCGCGGCGTCGAGGAACGCGCGATTCGGCTCGATCTGCCGCACCGCCGCCAGCGCCTTGAACTTCTCGTCGCGGATCGCTTCGGCGCTGGCCGAGATCGGCGGCTCCATCGCGACCAGGGCCAACAGGTTCATGACGTGGTTCTGGATCATGTCGCGCAGGGCGCCGGCGTGATCGTAGTAGCCGCCGCGCTGCTCGACCCCGACCGTCTCGGCGGCGGTGATCTGGATCGAGTCGACGTAGCGCCGGTTCCAGATCGGCTCGAAGATGACGTTGGCGAAACGCAGCGCGATGATGTCCTGGACGGGCTCTTTGCCCAGGTAGTGGTCGATGCGGTAGACCTGCTTCTCGTCGAAGACCTTGCGGACTTCGGACTGGAGCGCGCGCGCGGACTCGATGTCGGTGCCGAACGGCTTCTCGATGATGATGCGCGACCAGCCTTGCTTGTCGTCGCGCGGACCCAGGCCGGACGCGTCGATCTGCTTGACGATCTGCGAGAACACCGTCGGCGGCGTGCTCAGGTAGAACAGGCGGTTGCCGGCGGTGCCGAGCTTCTCGTCGTTCTCCTCGATCTTCTCTCTGAGCCGCTTGAACGCGGCGGGGTCGTCGAACGAACCGGGGACGTAGGAGATGTGGCTGGCGAAGTCGCTCCAGAGCGGGTCCTTCGCCGGCCCCGTGCGCGAGAACTCGTCGACCGCCTTGCGCATGTCCTCGCGGAACTGCTCGTCGCTGAACTTCGAGCGCGAGAAGCCGATGATGCCGAAGTTCTGCGGCAGCGTGTCGTTGAGGCGCAGGTTCCACATCGCGGGCAGCAGCATGCGCTTCATCAGGTCGCCGCTGGCGCCGAAGAAGATGATGTTGCAGGGATCGGTGATGCGATCGGCCGTGAGGCCGGCGCGCAGCGGGTTGATTTGAGCGCCGTCCCCGCGCGGCGCTGCTGCGGTGGCGGTCACTGGTTCAGGCTCCCGCTTTACTGCCGGCCGCGGCGACGCCGTTCTCGTCCTTCACCGCGTGGCCGCCGAACTGGTTGCGCAGCGCGGCGATGACTTTGGCGCTGAACGACTCTTCCTGGCGCGAGACGAAGCGCGAGATCAGCGATTGGGTGATCACGGGTGCCGGAACGTTCTCGTCGATCGCGGCTTCGACCGTCCAACGGCCTTCGCCCGAGTCCTCGACCCAGCCGCGGATCGCCTTGAGGTCGGGATCTTCGCGCAGCGCGATCTCGAGCAGCTCGAGCAGCCACGAACGCACGACCGAACCGTAGCGCCAGATCGACGCCAGCTGGTGAAGGTCGTAGTGATACTCGGACTTCTCGAGGATCTCGAAACCCTCGCCGTACGCCGCCAGCATCCCGTACTCGATCCCGTTGTGGACCATCTTCGAGAAGTGGCCGGCACCGCTCGGCCCGACGTGCGCGTAGCCTCCCTCGGGGGCCAGCGTGAGGAAGACGGGTTCGACCGTCTTCACCGCCGCGTCGTCGCCGCCGACCATCAAGCAGTAGCCGTTAGCCAGGCCCCACACCCCGCCCGAGGTGCCGCAGTCGACGAACGCGATCCCCTTGTCCTTGCAGCGCAGGTAGCGCTGCTTGGAGTCGGTCCACTTCGAGTTGCCGCCGTCGACGATGACGTCGCCCGGCTGCAGCAGCCCCAGCAGCTGCGTGATCGTGTCGTCGGTCGGCGCGCCCGCCGGGACCATGATCCACACCGCGCGCGGCGGCGTGAGCTGCTTGACCAGATCGGCCAACGACGAAGCGCCGGCGGCGCCGTCGCCGACGCTGCGCTGCACCGCCGCCGGGTCGCGGTCGTAGGCGACGACCTGGTGGCCGCCGCGCTCGAGCCGCGTGGTCATGTTGGCGCCCATGCGCCCGAGGCCGATCATCCCGAGTTGCATGATGCTCCTACGCCTTGGCGCTGACGGCGGATTCGAGCGCGCTCGCGAGGGCTTCGAGGCCCTTGCGCGCGTCGCCGGGGAAGTGGAAGCGGGCGCCGCGGCGGTTGCGCTTGTCGAGCGACTCGAAGTCGCCCAGCGCTTGCGCGCGCTGCAGGGTGCGGAAGCCGACCATCCCGGGGATCGGAATGTCGAACGGCGCGTCGTAGGTGATCTGGAAGAAGACGCCTTCGTTCGAACCGCCCTTGTGGAGCTGGCCGGTCGAGTGTAAGAATCGCGGTCCGAAGCCGACCGTGGTCGCGACCTTGCGCGCGTCACGCACGGTGGTGCGGATGCGGGTCAGGAGCGCCTCGGTCGCGGCGTTCATCGGCACGTACGCGTTGAACGCGACGTAGTCGCCGCTCGCGATCTGCTCGGCGATCGCGTTGACCGCGCTCTGCAGATCGTTGCCGAGCGCGGTGCCGTGCGAGCCGGC encodes the following:
- a CDS encoding DctP family TRAP transporter solute-binding subunit, which codes for MTQTPQLASFARTVATSADAVRRASESIAAAAQDQTALMTALADATSALAIEARAAAGRLESTRDNARRAGNDLAASLRIVEDLLHSVLALAALSESTAGAMDDFGRLMGEIGAMTEFVEEVSDETQLLALNAAIEAARAGQHGLGFAVVAGEVGRLAKTTGESTTAIRDLVARIRTEAETTIATVRDAARRSARSAPSARLAAEILGAVAALARDVALALEEAAEEGRAHATRAGEVGRETEKLAAAAAEQGRSALEAAFSTQRLAYYGAEMLYASRTAPSGRSDVRTLRCATLLPPGYPPTRAWARFAELVAERSGGGLRVEPEIPFRGTELEALMRVRSGELDFASVTCYVASSLLPLAQIFDLPFLFADAPSAHRVLDGNLGRYVLHAFEPFGLRGMGYFENGIRHFTNSVRPVAHPNDVRGMRVRIQDSVVYLALMHVLHASPKVIPFDQVFAALQSGDVDAQENPLPNILGTKMHEVQRYLTLTAHAYNTQIVLANAASLESLSPADRAVVDGALAEVIPWHRTVAADEERHALAELRTLMEVRELDPQERSAFVGSATFVWERIGRIFPDAVTDLLLGGDLTDFAPPAQSAAQRSAEHHRFAMQDIVDAIDGAIEALHASAGNATDQARDQAPALRRLAQTAGEMSEESRTLSERFTALLTRFATAQDDVERTRETVRELAEAVRELAENAQASRGALGRFAGLMERIGEIVALVRSVSDRTNLLALNAAIEAARAGEHGKGFDVVASEVRRLAERTRASTQQMRTVLGDLGARGASASEAISAGVVQAERSARQAEAAEAALARIDEFTGNVIETLADAQREATTESQRAFAMRGDFDEMAALTEYHSEQSLRSVESTQALERERRALFAEGAPNTAANAALQSPVSPGEHR
- a CDS encoding HlyD family secretion protein, with protein sequence METRTEAPPQQRTPVADGRGVPPGGTDEPAAPAKRGRPPLWVLVIGAIVVIAILFWGAKYLAYALSHETTDDARVDADTVTVTSKIQERVDQILVDTNQHVSKGQVVIRLDDTDERNAVSQAQAALQAQQAQARAAQQNVDLTRATVAAQNTQGSGGITSAQSSIKNAQAQAQSAQQQAAAANAAIAQANAQLRVAQSQVPAAREGLVRANADLARYAALVRTGDIAEQTLDAQRAEQAQAQSQYQSALDQVTAAQTAVTQAEARYTAALSAANAAAAGIGAQQGQLTTAQGRLSETDNPFRVTSSQAQADAALAQAGSLAAALKTAQDKLGYTVIRSPIDGIVGEKNVEVGTSVAPGQSLLDLVPAKGEYITANYKETQLGNVRVGQPVDIHVDTYKGITFHGHVAAISPASQNTFSLVPAQNATGNFVKVTQRIPVRIYVDKDEISRAHQLYVGMSVETSIKVK
- a CDS encoding serine hydrolase, whose product is MSPPDLAALAAAAGLDAAAIHVRGLAPGGPAWSRDDGRWIYPASMIKVPLAVAAAAAVAAGRLAWTTPVAVERSNQTANDAPSPAVPGAVLTVEELVTLMLQRSDNVATNVLIDRLDREWATQALHELGFPRVAVRRKLSGGPTLLTDRAATGRNSFPAAEAAALFAALAADRVPEASRLRAILAHSWWDVRLSRGLETGDAFAHKTGDTSAVAHDGGILTLRTGARWVVVVYTELASEEENDQRFGAFMRTLRPLLLSS
- a CDS encoding helix-turn-helix domain-containing protein, which gives rise to MLSTGHRSHPGVEETRTRILAAARELFERNGTRGTTTREVAERAGVNEATLFRHFGSKRALLDAMREHACEFDRFRSVLAALQGVDVAADLRTIASYAVESMTTRRAMMCVSLAEEAAGTDDAPEWRGPAKMMEDVGAYFTVQVQAGRLRGDPQLLARYFLSILFAFVVARKLWDEYSQDPSTLDAIVDTFLNGVSA